A stretch of DNA from Gimesia chilikensis:
CTTGAGGCGGTAAACGGGCGTCTGACCTGTCACGCGCTGTTCCGAATATCCCAGACAGCCGATGAGGTAGATTTCGTCTTTGACCAGGGTGGCCGAGTGGAAGTCGGTGGGAGGGAAGACCGCTTGGGGGTAACCATAGATTTCAAAGTTTCCCTGGCCGTCGTGGACCACGACATCATTGTAAATGTAAAAGTCCGGATCGTAATAATCTTCGTGCTCACCGCCGACCTGCACGTAGCGGCCATCGGGCAGTTTCGTCAGGGATGAGCCGAAGCGGTCAAAACACCAGACGGCTCCCGGTTTATTAAAGTCTTTTTTATCTTTGAAGTGTTCGCGTGCGAGATAGGCGTTCTTGCCGGAGCGAATCATGTCGTCCCAGAACGGGTTGTTCATTCGCTGGGGATTGGTTGCGCCGAAGCGGGGCACTTTCCACTGCTGGTAGTCTGCGGGAGTGGCGCGAAATTCTGCTGAATCATCCAGCTTGAGCAGGTGCCGTTTCATTTCCTTAGAGGTCTGGCTCAGGTTGTCGCCGGCTGCCAGGAAGAGGTCCAGGATTTCGAGATTGTAAACATCTTCAATGACCGGGTAGAGATAAGGTTCGATTTCCTGTTCGGAACTCTCTTCCGCCTCTGGCCCCAGTGTCTCTTTCAGTGACTGCTGCCATTCTTCTCTGGTCATCTGGCCTTCGAGTTCTTTGGGCATTTTGAGCTGTGAGAAGTCGATGGGCTCCTGCGTGTAGCGAATGACCTTGAGCGGGTATTTGGGGTGATAGCCCCGATCCACGCCCCGGTCCAGCAACAGACGGACCCCTTCGACGAACTCTTCCTGCACGGCGCGGCGGAGGGCCGTGTTATTGAAGTCATCAGCCAGTTCGGGGTCGGCCCCCTGCTCCAGCAGCAGTCTGGTTTTCTCAAGGTCCTTAGCTTCCAGTGCGACCATCAATGCGGTTTCGCCAACGTGTCCGGGGGCATTGATATCGACGCCGCTCTGCAGTTGCTGTCGGATCTCGTCCGGTGTTCCCTGTTTGACGATCTGATGAAATTCCAGTACGGCTGCCTGTGGTTGCTGCACCTGTTGAGGCTCCTGTGGGGGATCTGCACATCCGGTAAGACACATCAGCAGACACGACACCAGGCAGGCGTTCGCGGTTCGTAAGCAAAGTAAAGCGAGTGGAAATTGCATCAGAATCACGGGGATCTCGTTAAGGAATCAGGAGCGCCGGGAGGCAGCATTATACGGCGGTCTGCTAGGGCTTCTCAAGTTCCTCGTCCGAGATAAACGAGCCGCCGCGGATCAGTTTATTCTGGCCGTTGCGATGGTCGATGATCTGCGTTTCGATGATCCCCTTCTCGCCGTCATCCGTTGTGACAGGCAGGCCTTGCGGGAGGTCCAGCGCATCAATAGTGAAGGTGGCGGCAGGGATTTTCTGGTTGACTTTAAGCCATTTCAATCGCATGGTGACGTGATGATCGATCCAGCGATTGGTGGATTCATACTGCACCGGCACCCAGACTTTTGAACGTTTCTGCCAGGTGACCTTGTTCTCAATGACGGGGGTGGACTTAAATTGCGGGGGCATGCCCGACTTAATAAAGAAGCGGTAACTGACGGGCGTGTATCCTTGTGCCGGGTCGAATTGCAGAATGAGCTTAGTGTCTTTTGGGTTGTTCTTGTTCAGGGTGACTTCCGTGAGACCCGCGGCGGTGGACTCGATCTGTTCCGCTTGATATTGCTTTAACCATTCTACGAGATCGGGAAGGAAAAAGTGTTCTCGACGTTTACGGGTTTGGGTCTGCATCAGTTCCGCAGTTTTAACCAGTCCCAGCACGCGGACATCGAATGGGGAATAATAGCCGCCCGGGTGCGCGTCCGGCTCATAAATGCGTACGCTGGTTCGATTCCTTTCGGTGTGAATGCTCATCTCCGGCGTGCGGATCCACGTTGATAGTGAGGTTTGAATCTCCGGTTTCTCTTCGTATCGCAACAGCGGCTGTTTGACTGTCTGATCAAAGCGGACTTTCTGGAACCGGTCGGCAAACCAGCACTCTGCGTCAAAGAGAATTGTGGCTTCTTCCGGTTGCGTTTTGGGAAAGGAAATGCGCGTCGTCGCCTGGAAATGCCCCGCTTGCAGCTGCAGGCGTTGTTGAATCATGCGTTCCACCAGCGTGTGCCACTGTTGTTGCACAGGGGGCGCTGTTTGCGTTTTCGGCTCCGCGGTCTGAGCTGAGGTCAGCAGCATACCAGACCAGAGGCAGGCGAACAGACAACAGCCGCGGAGTGCAGGTAACAGGTTCATCGGCGTCTCCCTTCACTGGTTGAGTGGAACGCGATAGCATCGCGCTATCGGATAGTGTACTATAGGTTATGTGTCGAAATAAAGCCGTAAACCTTCGAATCTGAAATCACAACGGGAGCCCTGCGATGGGAACCGCGGGTGATGCCGGGGGATGAACCGTGAGCTTGTCCTGGACCATGACTATTGATCAGAATGGGCACACAGAATCCGTACTTAATTTAAATTACAGAGATCAATCGAACGGAAGAGACTATGGCCGGACTGGCAGACCGCTTACCGATGCTCGTTGAACTGCTTAGTGAGGATCGGGACATCGTACGGGCAAACGCAGCCGATCAGAAAAAGGACTGGAATGGCAGTTGCAGCAGCACGTTGGCCAGCGACTTGCGCTTCTTTGCGATCGCCGATTATTTTCTGAAGCACGACATCGCTTCGTTTCAATCTCAACTTTCAGAGGCGGTCGAAATCAGGATTGAGATGTTCGCCCGTTCGGACAAAGGAGAGCCCATTGACGGTTCTTATCTGACAATGCTCTGTTACAAATCGTTGTTCGATGCCCTGGCGGCCTGTGACATGAATCGTGCCAAACAGTTGGCGGCACATCTCGGCCGACGCGTTGAACTGGAGCGCGAACATGACCATCCGTTTGATTATACGCTCGGTTACACTCTGCGTGCCTTCGTGTTGCGCGATCAGGAGCAGATGCAGGAATGGACTCCGAAATTCGTGGATCAGTGTCATAAGTCGAAAATGACGGATTTCCTGGGGTATGGTGCTGTCTTTCAGGCGCTCATCAGTCGAGATACAGCGGGCGTGAATGACGGACTGGCGAACATCGTCCAGGGACATCAGAAACAGTCGAAAGGGAGCGGCATCTTCGTGAGCACTGACGATGAACTACTCTGCGTGTGGGGGCTGGGGCTGGCCAATCTGGCGCGGGCACACGGAATTCCGTCCGAAGCCGTTCCGCCACTGATTCCCCGGGAATTGTTGAGTCCGGTGAATCGCAGGTTGGAGTAACTGTTATCAAACGTTGTTCAACCTGTCTGAGAATCATTCTAGAATAAGTCACAACATGGGTCACTCAGTTATCGAATTTCAGGGACAACAGCTGCGGTTGCACGACTCGAAAGTCAGGTGCGTTTATGAGGGGCTGCTCTATGAACGCGACCGACTGGGGGAACGCGACCGACTGGGTGCGGCGGAACTGCCCCGCAATGTGAACCGGTTATTTGACCGCTGGGAGTCAGAGCGGAATGGTCTGTTTCAGGCTCCGGGCTGTATCGACCTGGAACTGGATGACTGCCTGCAGGATCCCGAGGATGTCGTGGCCTGTCTGAAACTTGTAGATCAGCTGGAAGTCCACATTCGGGGGCTCAGCCTTCCGGTGCCTGGCGTTTTTGCCGATATGAAAGAGCTGCTGGAATTTCGCGAAATTGTCCCGTTCTTCGAACCGCAGAAAATTATGTTGCCTGTACTCAAGCAGTTTCGAGAACTCTTGCAGCAGAGGCCAGGCTTATGAGCAGCTACGACTGACGTGGGAACTGCGGGCGATGCCGGGGGATGAACCGTGAGCTTGTCCTGGGGCATGACTATTGATCAGAATGGGCGCACAGAACCCGTACTTAATTTGAATTACAGAGATCAATCGAACGGAAGAGACTATGGCCGGACTGGCAGACCGCTTACCGATGCTCGTTGAACTGCGTAGTGAGAATCGGGAAATCGTACGGGCAAATGCAGCCGATCCCAAAAAGGACTGGAACGGCAGTTGCAGCAGCACGCTGGCCAGCGGCTTGCGTTTCTTTGCGATCGCCGATTATTTTCTGAACCACGACATCGCTTCGTTTCAATCTCAACTTTCAGAAGCGGTCAAAATCAGGATTGAGATGTTCGCACGTTCGGACAAAGGAGAGCCCATTGACGGTTCATATCTGACAATGCTCTGTTACAAATCGTTGTTCGATGCGCTGGCGGCCTGTGACATGAATCGTGCCGAACAGTTGGCGGCACATCTCGGCGGACGCACTGAACTGGAGCGCGAACATGACCATCCGTTTGATTACACGCTCGGTTACACTCTGCTTGCCTTCGTGTTGCACGATCAGGAGCAGATGCAGGAATGGACTCCGAAATTCGTGGATCAGTGTCATAAGTCGAAAATGACGGATTTCCTGGGGTATGGTGCTGTCTTTCAGGCGCTGATCAGTCAAGATACAGCGGCGGTGAATGACGGACTGGCGAGCATCGTCCAGGGACATCAGAAACAGTCGAAAGGGAGCGGTATCTTCGTGAGCACTGACGATGAACTACTCTGCGTGTGGGGGCTGGGGATGGCCAATCTGGCACGGGCACACGGAATTCCCTCCGAAGCCGTTCCGCCACTGATTCCCCGGGAATTGCTGAGTCCGGTGAATCGCAGGTTTGAGTAACTATATTGCGCTTTGCGTGGTGCTTGGACTTCCCTGATCGAGACTGGGTTGTGTTTTGGGATACGAATGTGTACTTGTGTTGTTATGGCAGAAACCATCGTCTTGAAACTTTTTTACTTTTGAGGCCGAGCTTATGAGTAGTCCCGGGTATATCATCGCCCTGGTGATCACCTGCGTGGTGGTTGGGTTGATTCATATCTTTGGTTTTAAATCCCGAAGACAGGCCATCCGGATCCGTCGCGGCCAGATCATCTCTCCCAAAAAGAGTTATGAAATCCACGCCTGGTGCACGAACAAAGACGCGCGGGGCTTCATTCCGAATCGCCTGGCGAAATATGGCTACGAGGTGTTTATGGTTACCCCTTCTTACGACCGACCCGGAGATTTTACGTTCGCCGTGCGGGGCCCGAGTCTGAAAAAACTGATGAGATTACTTAATGAAGATGCCGACTTTGAAGTGGTGTAGTGCGACAGCGGAAGTGTTTCGGGATTAGACGACGCAAGCAAAG
This window harbors:
- a CDS encoding ankyrin repeat domain-containing protein; the encoded protein is MQQPQAAVLEFHQIVKQGTPDEIRQQLQSGVDINAPGHVGETALMVALEAKDLEKTRLLLEQGADPELADDFNNTALRRAVQEEFVEGVRLLLDRGVDRGYHPKYPLKVIRYTQEPIDFSQLKMPKELEGQMTREEWQQSLKETLGPEAEESSEQEIEPYLYPVIEDVYNLEILDLFLAAGDNLSQTSKEMKRHLLKLDDSAEFRATPADYQQWKVPRFGATNPQRMNNPFWDDMIRSGKNAYLAREHFKDKKDFNKPGAVWCFDRFGSSLTKLPDGRYVQVGGEHEDYYDPDFYIYNDVVVHDGQGNFEIYGYPQAVFPPTDFHSATLVKDEIYLIGCLGYSEQRVTGQTPVYRLKTDTWQIEKLETTGTNPGWIFRHRANYDPQRNVIRVEGGTQQLATPAEETDQVENPDVYELDLTTLKWQKQD